Proteins from a genomic interval of Verrucomicrobiota bacterium:
- a CDS encoding tetratricopeptide repeat protein, which produces MQRYRSFEAARGYIGLGMLQEASEELYEIPVEERKNLSFIKLEIELLLAQGVLDQADTLLSAISDTCKRDPEWQYLRARFFARSSNFPEANRHLMKAIMLDNEPSAQILNHPDLDVIWTWSTN; this is translated from the coding sequence CTTTTGAAGCTGCTCGAGGCTATATCGGGTTGGGAATGCTTCAAGAAGCTAGCGAAGAGCTCTATGAAATTCCGGTAGAGGAAAGAAAAAACCTCTCCTTTATCAAGCTAGAGATTGAGCTTCTTTTGGCGCAAGGCGTTCTGGATCAGGCAGATACACTCCTTTCGGCAATATCTGACACCTGCAAAAGAGACCCTGAATGGCAATATCTGAGAGCGAGGTTCTTTGCCCGTTCATCGAATTTTCCAGAGGCAAATCGCCATCTGATGAAGGCTATCATGCTTGATAATGAGCCTTCCGCACAGATCCTAAATCACCCCGATCTCGATGTAATCTGGACTTGGAGCACGAACTGA